The Toxorhynchites rutilus septentrionalis strain SRP chromosome 1, ASM2978413v1, whole genome shotgun sequence genome contains the following window.
attgatatcgcgggacatttttgtttcttttgccaaatgcgggacgtttcgcgggacggaatcttacgcgggacatctTGTTGAAATGcaggactgtcccgcgtaacgcgggacgtctggtcagtttagctATGCAACAAGTTTATAATGGTAGCTTAACGAAACGGCTATGGGAAGCAGAAGCGAAATCTCTGGAGGTGAAACgaagaaaactatggaaaacgcAAAGAAGGGAGCCGAAGGATTGCAAGAAAAAGCATTTCGTCAAAATCGTAACAGTTTCGTGAAATTGATTCGAATCTAAATGAAAATGACTCATTCTGTACTAGTGTTTAGGGGTCCTTCAAGATAACTTTGAACTGTATTAGTGGATCCACTTTTTTAATCTTTAACGACACTCCTCAATCGTCGTTTAACttaattaaaaatcacaaacaattcatttataGAAATATCTTAAACGAGAtcttaaatttcattgtttaaaCTAACTGAATGTTTTAGAAACTACAGCCAGAGTACTAGTAGCGAATTCAattactagtctacatctggCATTCCTCTGAAAtattactggaaaatcagggaatatcagggaattgtTTTTCCagttttgagtcgacaccctggagataatacactttttttttgataatttttatatcGACGCAGCGATATCCTAACATTTGGATATTAACATCCTAACTTATCATCTACCTACCATCATTCCCCAAAGTTTAGGGAACGAACCCCGTTCGTTTCCTCAGCCTAACATAATACAGAAACTTTACAATGAGAAACAAAATAAACGGTCTGTGGATTGACATCTTCTCCAGGGCCTTAGAACAAACTTACGAGTTTCTCGAGTTTTTACTTTATTTTCACTAAAAAGCACAATCaaaaatcttcttttttttgcaGAAACCGAAGGATTTTGAAGCTCAAAAGCATGAAACGGACAACGGCCAAAGGAATGTACCGGAGAAGAAAGCACAACAACAACCATTCAAAACAGAATTGATCCAcgcagaagaagaaaaagatccTCATATCGAAGTAATGTATAAGTCTCTGGGGGATGAACACCAGATATTCGGTGACTATGTTGCCTCAGAGATGAGGAATCTGAAAAATGAAGATACCAGACGTCAGATGAAGATAAGTATTCATCGGGCAATAATGTACGCGATCGAGAGTGACGCGTATCAAATGCCGGACGACGCACAATCGGAACGTTCGTTTCCATCCCCGGGTGCCCCTGAACCATCGTTCAACTCAACGTATGATTTTGACATGGAGGATGAAAGTAAGTTCACTTCATCATTCTGAGAGAACAATAATTAGTACTAAACTGTAAATGCTGCTTTTACTTCTCTAGAGCCGCTGATAATGCATGAAGACGAAGACGGAGAAGAATTTTTGCTGCAAACGTTTCCTCTGAACAACTTCAGTGATGCGGAATACTTGGATGAACCATAAACTGTTTGTTTTTGTCACATGAAAGTTAGTAATATGTTGAGATTTCcctaatgatttttatttgcacCTTCAATAGTCTGATGTATATCAGTGACGCAAtgacatttttaattttccgaacAATCCATAAAATTCGTATATTTGTAAAAATATCCAGAACGGAACGAGTAAAGCACTTCGAAACAATAATTTAAATCGTTCAACATCGTATATGACACTCCTGGCCCGATGACCTATAGCTTGGTCTAGcctaaatgaaaatttaactttccaaATGCTTTTgggcaaggatggaaaacaagggagcatgatgtgatttacgattaatcgcaaactgcacagatcgtaatctgtgcaaactgcgactaactattaatcctcacccatcataaccaaatgattttctcttggtaactctgagttgaccaaagcattgctagactgaaagtagttcgaataattgagttactctccttcctcgttttgctttcaactcctaacaagaatttgctccatgggaatgagtgtctctatgacgtacgattctcgctctctcatccgggcgttcaattttcctttccgagcgcgtttacttcgatgaaactgggtaaaataaaaaaatgcgctacagcagataggacgactttaatgtttcatgtttcacggaggatttctcagatggtgtttaaattaatcaagagactacaaacaataatccctctcaaatcactaattttatgagttaatgtaaatgcgttattggccaaggctattacgatatcgaacacgtggtcttgcgagatatatttttccgtctGCCCAAATAtagaccacttttttcggggccgagtaaactggtgtctagaaaagaccttgattaccttgaattaataaaaaaacataaattagcgcaaatatgtcaacatgtgtttttttgtttaagcacgtaaatatttgctcataatttttttggattgtggcactctacataatttgtatgcagatagactatccacagtttgtgggggaatggaatactcatacaactcaaatggataatgattatctgctatcataaagctgaatattttttgacgttttgttttactattgattcattcaaaaaaaaagctttatttttaaatgtgttcttatcctgagactggctcaccatattgcactgctactaaaaccgtaggctaacttcaaggatattttttattcattttcggcgaataatcaatagagtgccgtgttatgaaacatcagaataatagcaaaaacaatattacgatcataaggtgttggacaggttattccagacgacattggaatatattccatctgatcatctttagaaaggttaatgaccttcaaaggataaatttatcttgggcacattgaattgatgttcatgacttccagtcggacgtttattcgctctgataataattgtgtggtcctcactaagcatatattccaatgccgtcagttcactgaaattattcgcataccgtttgatgataaggtaagatgttgataatcatttgctgcgatacctattgttccaacagtattcattcgacaatatgaagactgaatacctgaaattaaccagattctaccatgcaaatctgcggtcaaagcagtatgtacacttgagagatgcaacaagtttgaagggatataaaaaaacattagtcgttcgacaaatctactgccacatatgtcggaagtccacgatacatgaatatcatacgtccatactatttcattacatttattcgcaacgaagaacgtaaccacacagaattcaattaatcaaatatgtgatccgttttatctacaaaataaaaaagggtctgaaattcaatcgaattcgaaaggtgtttcgtgaagtcactaattgaattaatgttggaaaaattatttggagagaaatgtgaatgttcagaattattggaatctaaaaacgattttgggcgggatgagattcgcccaaatctgctggtaataaaattaatcaattgcatccattacccgtctgctgtttatcgggcgggagacgacagcaaaataaaatcgacacgagactgagtcagccactcactgcggacagtgcaatagagaattaaaaatcccacgatgagtgtcgtaagatttcagttgatcgtctcttgttacactttccgatcaagaactcatcatccgctctatggaatgggattaatcgtttgtggcttgcactcacgataaaacctgagtagtagaagtaatgcttcgagagtgcaagcagttgggattccgctctcatatttcttttttgagatcttggtagctcaccgttctcACCGCTCACCGATCTTGgattatgggccctattatgtaaatcaATCGAGAAGTCGATACCATCTCTATCACTGTCACACCGAGCAAAATtatgtattttgtaaatcgagacaATCTTCTATCGAGCTCGaacatcaattgttgcaaataGCATATAttcaagcgtttctgaaatgtttaccAAAAGCAATTTGCGATTCGATAGCATCGACCGAGTGAAAAccatcgatgcaagtgtcagattttttttcgaattttttagtTTGCTTGTCGTGTGTTTCACCTTGCTTCCAACACCCGGTGGCCGCAATGCATGTGCCCATCATGTTTTCATTGGTACGGGCCATCAATGTAGTTGGTTCCCTGCCAGTCGCTGCCATTTAGCGTTAAATGCGTCTCGTTGTCGATGAAAAATTCCATGGACAATTTTAATTCTCCATCACTTTCAGCCTTTGTTTCCGGGTCATAGCTTTTTATTCCGACACGGCCGGTCTTGATTTACGTTTCCCCCTTAAAATATCCATCTCCGCTAGCTATTTTTTTCACAGTCTGGCCCGTTGCTCCGATCTTTCGGCCCGAAGCCCGGAACGATGGGGCCATCTTTCCCACTGACTTTTGCTTAAGCTTCAGCTGCGGTTTACGATCGCGTTGTACCGTCGGACTATCGGAACCAGGCTTCCGTTCTATGCTCTCATTCTTCACCAGCATTGTAAGGATATTATAGATACCGGAAAGGGCGTATCGGGCGGACTCAAAATACTTGACGATGTCCACTTTTTTCGCGACGGGATGGAGCGCAGTTGCTTTACTGTTTTCGCCATAACTTCCGGCAGCTCGACTGATAGCGCTGtcaattttttgttcgaaaattcgtgggttactatgattgacgatgcaCAAATGGCCTCATCATCAGGTGTCAAGGTAAACGcatgaaaaattgataaaatttgttcatttttgaaatttaaaaataagaGACACCATACAAATGTTCGCGACGCTCTAGCCAACAcagtagtcaggaggccacaatgtaggcgggactatcatcgtgcgaattgggtggaattccagctgCTTAtcgacaacaacattgatctcgaTCTGCCTCTTGAATCTcacgaagatatcgaagcaacagtcagcacTATTCAatctgcagttattcaggctcgtcaaaaccacatcccagaaacgattcaggtgagtgactctgttcaaattgattccattactaaacatttgattagacttcggaacctctatcgaaggtggtaccaacgtactggtatttgagagaggaaacgacagtataatcagttaaccaaggttatccaggccagaatgattgatctccgtaacaaaaaattcgcaaaagatattagcTAACTTTCCAACAACTCCAAGCCACTTTGGAGGCTCGCAAAAATTCTCGTGACCAAGTCTAATCCAGTTCATCCtcttcagaacgattgataacacctgccgaaaaggccaatgcaattggcaaccatttcgctagttcaaaCAGTATTGACCAGAatattacaagtccatttgaagcttcggtaAATGATACTGtgagggctattgacaatatccattctacacctcaagagaatgaaatcatctcggCTGGAGAGGCTATCTCGGTTGAAcgttaacattgagttgaaccATCtcagtaacaacttatatgaaattatgaaattatGTCTCCAACAGATGTCACTCGACTACTTCCTCTCGAGTTGGAAATTGGCCAAAGTGGAATCCTCCCGACACTAAACCCCGGGAAAGATCCTTCTTGAAAGAGCTATAGACCAATTAGCCTCCTCCTAGCATTTCaggtattcgaaaaaaaaaatactaatgcgcattcttgcttttgcagatgagcacaatatattgaATGAGCAGTTTAGATCCCGAAAAGGCCATCCtaccattcaccagcttcgtagggTACATAATCatacgaaacaagtcagtttcaaaatcatctgataatgtttggcataatggtttCATTTAAAACCTTCAGAAccacatacttgataaaaattatccttctggtagagcgttcaatgtttctatataCAATGTTTCATCAGAAAAAGTCATTGtaaatgcaggtgttcctcaaggatccattcTGGGACCAATTATTTTCAACCTTTACACTTCAGATATTCCCGCACTTCCATCTGATGGGAAACTGGAGTTCGGGTTTGGCGTTCGTGCAGACTAGACGTGTGTGTTTCAATTCCTACAAGTGTCCTTGTTTCGAGTCGTTTATATAGCGGGAAGCGTATAAATTTCGCGAGAAAGTAAGCTTTCTGCATCAGAGAACGTATATTTATTTGTAATTCGCTTGGATTCAACGACAGAATGTTCAACTTTTCGTCCAGTGAAGCAGTTTTCTTTCATTAGTCCGTTTATTCGGCCATTTATTTTAGGCTTGTGTTAGTCATTCGCTCGGTTGCACGTAAAGATGTGTTTTTTTACCGTACGCGTGTGTGTACAAAATAAAGGGTACGTTCTGGAAATCAAATAGTGCTTTACATGAAAATATTTTAGAATCTAGTGATGTTTCGGGTCTTTACCAGTTGGTTTATCCTAAATTTGTGAATAGTTGCCAGAAGCACAATGGCAAACGCGTTGCAATCGAAATTTACGTAGTGCTATTATCACCACACAATGTTATCAACGCGCTCGATTTTAAATTTGTGAATTGTATTGAGTGTATTTGTTAATGAAAAATCTGTTACGGACTTTCAATTCGGACACCGGAATTTGGATAAGGGATTTTATTTACAAGGCATAAAGAAGTGATGAATGCGCGTACGATTGCGATATAAGTGGGACACAGGGAAAAATTTGTGAACTCAACTACAAAATGCAAAGTTAGCTCTAGAAGTGGTATCGGTTTTCTACTCTATTCGGTGTATTTTGGAGTGTGGTGTTAGTTGATATTCAGCTCCCTTCGATTGTGTTGAAAAATCTGTTACTTCTATTCTACCGAAAAATAGGCTCGGGAGGTTGAGTGTAAAATGAAGTGTCTAAATTGCATAATTGCATGGATTCAAATTATGTTTATATTATGAGCGCTCGTAGTGTTTCATAACAGCAATGCTAATAGTGAGCGTACTCAATATACGCAGAAGTTTCAGAAGCACATATGAGTGAGTGTGAGTGAGAAGATGCGAGAGGAAATATTACAGCTACTGGCAGCAACTAAAGTGGTTCAAAATTCATCACAGGTGTGCTAGTTTTTAGTGTTGTCGAACACTTTGTGAGTTAAATTAGGTTAAACACtttttttgaacaaattgtGAGGAAACGATCTGGAAAGTAATAATTATGTTGTTTAGTTTAGTGAAAAAGTTTCGTGTCTTTTCGGCCTTCGCGATTTGATTTGCGCTAAATAGTAAAATGTATAGTCAGTCTgatcaattttacaggtttttcttctcaggatacctggAGGTAAACAGCACCGCATGTTGTGATGCAtgagattttctgatttttgtttggtcgagtggtcgatagttcgggTTTACATTATcatatcacttacctcagtgaatcctgattcttaccttttcccactaacaattatcccccctccatgataaacgctagggaaccacgctatagaggcgacccttctggccttcgggcggcgaatatcatactaacattccttcccttcccctggtgactgtaaggacgtggccggcgtcgttattgaccatttaaagctcgaatcatcgaaaattgcacaacgagaatgatttgctagtcccaagcgtcattctgtgtgttctttgtgcaatttggttggttcaggtcaatcacggagagcaactacgaattgtacagtctacccaagctctaGCTCAAGCTCACTTCCATCTGATGGGAAACTGTCActatttgcagatgacactgccatcatttacaagggcagaagtgtcacagaactaagatctaaactttaAAGAGGATTATATgctttgtctggatatttcaataattggaaaatatgcataaatgcaGCAAAGACACAAGCCATATTGTTCCCCCATAAGAACactccaaagcttgttcctcctcGAAATATGACAGTCATTCTCAAtggcaatagtattgaatggtTCTCGGAAGTATTATATTTGGGtctaactttcgatcgaaagctcaccttcagagcacacattgacaaaacagacacaagatgcaacattttGATCAGATCATTCTATCAcctgatcaatagatactctcgattatctctaaagaataaacttgcagtatacaaataatatttccagttatTGCATATGCGATGCCGGTTTGGGTGTGCTGTGCTCCAACAGACAAATTGaaacttcaacgcatacaaaacaaaattcttcgtatgattACAAACTCTCCTCCCAGAACACGAACTAcggagatacatcagctggccgggattaaaaACTTGGATgaaattttcaataataaatgtatgcaatttgaacagagttgcgTCAGTCTCTCAATACACGAAATAATACAAAATTTGTATGATTATGCTATCTAACACTCTAGTTGTTGCCTGTTTGGGCAACGACTGTGAATTTGGGtacatatatatttattttcaggtAGGTCCCCTGGCGCCTGTTGTTTTGCCTGCTGATAATTCTAATAATTTTTAACCTGGCTGAACCTTGTATGGCCAGGTGTAGCCAGCCCTaatcatggcttccagtagctctgGCTCCGGAAGGCCAACAAATATTATTAATGGTGGGGCTTATTCCCAAATGCACTACACGTGAAAGCAAAGTGAAATGAGGTCTACCTTATCCTGGCTCACACGCAATTGCAAATATTTGGTataattcattatgaatatACCGAGTTCATTCATCGGGGTTATTCTGGTTTCCACCACACACTTCCTTGTCAGGGTAAACAGAGCGATTtcttgtgttttgttttcatttgtatttaGAGAGGTGGAATTGAATCACGCAAAATGGAGTAAGTGcaaatgtttatttattgttgTATTTTAGTGAATAATGTTTTATGTattatttaaggcaaaaaaaaaacagacaacAATTCTCCCGCCTTCTGGCCTTCGTGGAACAAAATACCGATGTGGCCAGAGGTTGTAAATACATTTCTAGGGAGTCAAGAGCTGCTTTATTGAACACAATAAAGGATTCACTGAATGGTTTGGGTCCTCCCACACGCAGCATGACAAAAGGTGAGTTTCCTTTTTTTGGATTACCAATTTATAataaatgttctgttttcaactTTCAGGTTTGGATCGACAAAAAACtgcaaatcaaaaataaattacaacacaacaaaaaagaagTAACGGGCACTGGAGGTGGTCCTAATACTGAACATATTTTTAACGGTGTAGAGGAAAGTATTATCCGTCTGAACAATTAAGGTATAGTATTGATTTATCTCTTGATATATTATCATAATTTACATACTCtccttcaacattttttttatttttattttacatatttttagaCTCAGTGTGCCTTCCGCATCCGTGGTTGTCGATGAGACTACACATTCTGATTAGGTCCAAATAATAAAACCAAATATAACGATCGATGAATCGTTCTCTGCTGATGCATCCTACGAAAGCGGAACTGAAAGAAGTCTATCAGCAATGCGTGGCCGTGAAAAAGGGACAAAGCGTATAATTCCAGAGCCTCTCGTTAGAAACAATCCGACGATTTTTCCAAGATGAAGTGGCCCGTGTCGGATTGCGCTCGATACGCTCGCAAATCATACGAATTGCATGAAAAGCGGTTGTGCTtaaagaaagaaaattttaactTCAAAATGAAAGTGATACTCGAGGAACAAAACAATAGAAATTTgccaatttaatttttcatgaatctatataaataaaaatgacgacATAGTTTTGAAGAATCATGATAATAGATGAAATAAACTAAAAAAGTGAACGAAAGAAGCTAACTTTTAGTGTTGTAGCTGAACACAATTCAAGTCATACAAGTGCAGTTGAAAATCTGGGATTTTTAAACTGTTCTCCTGCGTATAGTTGCCATATTATTCGTACAGTTTCAAAACTGACGTTTAACCCCGTTTAACCCGCTATTTCTTGTAACTATTTACACAAACCTGCTCCAGAGGGTATCTTATTTATTTCATATCTGCGCTTCTAATCACGATATATCCTCGCGAAATACGGGTTTCGTGCTTACAAATCATTTAGTGTTGAACAAATTAAAACAAACAATTTACAGCTGAAGTTCTCTTAGAAACATAATTTGAAATGAACACAGGGTCATTCTGGTTTTCAGTCCATTTTTGTGTTCAAtacacggagttcatttttacacttcacgatcTCTGTAAACGGGAATGGGTGCAAAAAAGTGCAATCGTAGTGAAAACGTAAGTGGATACGGAAATAAGACCCGGTGTTCGCACCACTCGCACTTCCCCCAGATGGGCTGATCCTTTTGGCGGGAATTTGCAAATTTTATTGTTAATAGCAACCGGGGGAAATATGCTTCCACCCAATTCTTTTGAAGATTCTAAATCGATCCAAGGTGTGACCGGTAGGAATCTTAATGACGCTAAACCACAACGTGACGATAAGAATCGTCTACAATATATGCTTCAGAAACGGATATGGCCCTCCTTCAGAAACGGGTGGAGGTATTTGACGCAGAGCAACATCGATATCAGATCTCCTTAGTGCataagaacataatctatcacaatgcatgaattggtgTTACATGGCATAGATACTCGACTTTCAACCGTCGTTGAGTGCTGACCGGTTTCACCAGCGCTCCAGTATATTTTtaagtaacttttttttttattagtaaacaATCTTACTTTTTTACGACGTGACCCGCGCGCTCcactttatttatttacattttttttatcgacgCGAGTGTAATGAAGTGCGGAATAGTGAATTGTGCGCTCAGCGACAATCGCTTTTTGTGGCGTTGCTATGGAACCTGCAACCGCCAATTTCACGCCGCCTGTGTGGGAGCGTAACGAAATCATGAAGAAATTTTGCGATCCTTCATGCTGCCACTATGTCAGGACTGCCAAGAAGAATTCATAACTAACCTTCGCATGAAGTCGCTTGTGGAGCCACTAAAATCAATCAACGAAAACATTGGCATGACACTCGAAGCCAATCATAAATTACTAAACAACTTCAAATCGCTCAGTGCAACACACGATGAAACCCTCTCGAACATAGAAGAAATGCTGCAAGATATAAAAAAGAGCGTCTCGCAAGTCTTCAGCAGCACAAAAACCAGCACTGCGGAAATCAAAAATACCATATCATCGCTATTAGAAATAGCCCCAACGGACAACAGCGCAGCAGTAGAATCAGTAGCGAAATTAGCGGCATCAGTCGCAGTTGCagaaatggaaataaaacattcaacaacaacaaactccATCGACCTTCTGCCCCAATTATTCGAGTCCCTAAAAACTGACTTGACAGACTCGCACATCACACTGGCGTGCGAAGTAAAAACACTTCCTCTAGTGTCTCCCACACTATCAAGCCAACTGTAAGCTTAGAAGAGGAACTATCTGAAAGCCGCGCATCCATCACAATAGTTCATACGAAGGAAGACCACACTTCTCCAGGATGGCGCCGCTTTGACCATAAATGGCATTGGAAACCGGACTGGTCGGAATTCGATGCCAAACAACGAATTCGTAGGCTTCAAGAAAAAGCAGCCGACAAAGCAAAACTCAACAGAAAGCGAAGAAAGCAAACTGCACGCAACAACAGCCAGCACATTCGCAACAATgcgaataacaaaaatcaacacaGACGCGCCGATAAATCGGATAAGGAACTGCTGGCCTCAGCAAAAGTGCAGTTTGCTGGCCCACCATCAAATACCGACCATCCAATTGCTGGCCTCTCGGTCCCGAAATACATCAATTTCAGGAAGGGCGAAACAATCAACCCGTACCGAGCAGAAAATCAGCCACATTACAACAGCACCCAATCAACGTCAAACGCAAATTCCACTCCGCTAACACTtgtatatttgacgaaattgcacatctcggtcttaaccaaataaatcatgtaaaaaatttccaaaaatattatctagacctattattcactaacatcaccgacgacttttgtgtgaatgagtccatgactcctctttggaaaaatgaaaaatttcacacagcaattgaatactcaatctttatacataatagacaattgcccatcgactgggagtatgaagaagtactggaatataacaagacgaactttggagcaatcaaatgtagcctacaagccatagaatggcaaactttattaaacagcgaacgagatgtcaacttaactgtacatattcttcacgaaattctgaataacataatatcagaaattgtgccgaagaaaagaagacgaagaaattcaaccagcaaatacTTGGAGGCGAtgtggcgtagtggtaacatccatgcctctcacgctaaaggtcacgagttcaattctcactcccgacattcttccaaaaatggaagtagaagtgacgaaccagccaaatgagttgaaagtcactataatacagataaaaaaaaaaaaaaaaaaaaaatggttctcaaatggggatcaacactagggtaggagcctacctgttggtctcaaatgttcctatctcacgcctccacgaagatcatatgacgacatttttagatcgggcgtgaactggaaacacacacctggtcttggctccgagaacgggtgtcgaaagtggctaagtgagggggtgcgagcgagtcagagcgctatatctctcccggggaaggcctcccgggtcatggaggccttgccaacccgctgt
Protein-coding sequences here:
- the LOC129763290 gene encoding uncharacterized protein LOC129763290, which translates into the protein MLWERKELFRLIGEWKLLPVLWAQQPKDIGNKIRKQKSPKPCVSRRRSKKQKALKLLAAKFDTTAHEISRQLFMFRKQYQEERARRARTAGRTYKSTWEFYNACKFMSGKSSNDAAANKIMKPKDFEAQKHETDNGQRNVPEKKAQQQPFKTELIHAEEEKDPHIEVMYKSLGDEHQIFGDYVASEMRNLKNEDTRRQMKISIHRAIMYAIESDAYQMPDDAQSERSFPSPGAPEPSFNSTYDFDMEDEKPLIMHEDEDGEEFLLQTFPLNNFSDAEYLDEP